A single region of the Salipaludibacillus sp. LMS25 genome encodes:
- the murG gene encoding undecaprenyldiphospho-muramoylpentapeptide beta-N-acetylglucosaminyltransferase, producing MKVLISGGGTGGHIYPAVALIRHLKKHNENVECQYIGTENGLESRIIRDEGIPFKTVTITGFKRKLSLENVKTIGRFLQAVRQSKKYITDFQPDVVIGTGGYVCGPVVYAAAKKKIPTLIHEQNSVPGLTNKFLAKYVSKIALSFPDSATFFPKEKVAITGNPRASEVVTTEVAMGKQKLKELGLSPQKKTVLVVGGSRGAKPINDAVMETLQQWQTKDYQCLYVTGEAHYEQVKTTVDQENDSKHLVIVPYISDMPSLLHEVDLLIARAGATTLAEITALGLPSILIPSPYVTNNHQEKNARSLEKAGAATVILEKEMSPKRLIAEIDNILMNPLALESMKKHALTLGKPHASTELETLIKDLIKGGA from the coding sequence ATGAAAGTTTTAATATCAGGGGGAGGAACAGGTGGTCATATTTACCCTGCTGTAGCACTCATTCGCCATCTGAAAAAACATAATGAGAACGTTGAGTGTCAGTACATTGGGACAGAAAATGGTCTTGAATCACGAATTATACGTGATGAAGGAATTCCATTTAAGACGGTCACAATAACAGGATTTAAACGAAAATTATCTTTAGAAAATGTAAAAACGATTGGGCGCTTTTTGCAAGCCGTTCGTCAATCAAAAAAATATATAACAGATTTTCAGCCAGATGTAGTTATCGGAACAGGTGGGTATGTTTGTGGACCTGTTGTTTACGCTGCTGCTAAGAAAAAGATACCGACGCTTATTCACGAACAAAATAGTGTTCCAGGCTTAACGAATAAATTTTTAGCTAAATATGTTTCAAAAATTGCGCTATCATTTCCCGACTCAGCAACTTTTTTTCCGAAAGAAAAAGTGGCAATCACCGGAAATCCTAGAGCTAGCGAAGTGGTTACAACAGAGGTGGCAATGGGAAAACAGAAATTGAAAGAGCTCGGGTTAAGCCCACAAAAAAAGACGGTTCTAGTAGTAGGGGGAAGTCGAGGAGCAAAGCCTATTAACGATGCTGTTATGGAAACGTTACAGCAATGGCAAACAAAGGATTATCAATGTTTATATGTGACTGGTGAAGCTCACTATGAACAAGTGAAAACTACTGTTGATCAGGAAAATGACTCTAAACACCTCGTGATCGTCCCGTATATTAGTGACATGCCATCTCTCTTACATGAGGTGGACTTACTTATTGCAAGGGCGGGTGCGACGACGTTGGCTGAAATAACAGCCCTTGGGCTTCCTTCAATTCTAATTCCTAGCCCTTATGTTACGAATAATCACCAGGAGAAAAATGCCAGATCACTTGAAAAAGCAGGTGCTGCCACAGTTATTTTAGAAAAAGAGATGTCACCTAAACGACTGATTGCTGAAATTGATAATATCTTGATGAACCCATTAGCATTGGAAAGTATGAAAAAGCACGCCCTGACTCTTGGGAAACCTCATGCTTCAACTGAATTAGAAACACTTATAAAAGATTTAATTAAAGGCGGCGCATGA
- the mraY gene encoding phospho-N-acetylmuramoyl-pentapeptide-transferase, which translates to MLEQGLLFTLLLSFLLTVFFSPFFIPFLRRLKFGQSIRNEGPKSHQKKTGTPTMGGLMIILSIVLSTVVMASQFQSIDMEIWLLLLVTVGFGLLGFLDDYIKVVKKRNLGLTSKQKFLGQVAIAALVYVVLHQANISTAIHLPGTEWSVDIGWFYFPLIIIMLVGASNAVNLTDGLDGLVAGTSAVAFGAFSIIAFSLDMMTVSLFSVAIVGAVLGFLVFNAHPAKVFMGDTGSLALGGALAMIAILTKMELLLVVIGGVFVVETLSVIVQVISFKSTGKRVFKMSPLHHHYELSGWSEWRVVVTFWIVGILFAVAGVYLEVWMI; encoded by the coding sequence ATGTTGGAACAAGGATTATTATTTACGTTATTACTATCATTTTTATTAACTGTTTTTTTCTCGCCATTTTTCATTCCTTTTTTAAGACGATTGAAATTTGGCCAAAGTATAAGAAATGAAGGCCCTAAATCCCATCAGAAAAAAACTGGCACCCCGACGATGGGTGGCTTGATGATCATACTGTCAATTGTATTATCAACCGTCGTCATGGCAAGTCAGTTCCAATCTATTGATATGGAGATTTGGCTTTTACTTCTAGTGACCGTTGGTTTCGGTTTGCTTGGTTTTCTAGATGATTATATTAAAGTGGTAAAAAAGAGAAATCTTGGCTTAACCTCTAAACAGAAATTTTTAGGACAGGTGGCTATAGCCGCGTTAGTGTATGTTGTGTTGCATCAGGCTAATATTTCCACAGCCATTCATCTGCCAGGTACAGAGTGGTCAGTTGACATTGGGTGGTTCTATTTCCCATTAATTATTATCATGCTTGTAGGGGCGAGTAATGCTGTTAATCTTACCGACGGTTTGGACGGATTAGTAGCAGGCACTAGTGCTGTGGCATTTGGCGCTTTCTCAATTATTGCATTCTCACTTGATATGATGACTGTGTCATTATTTTCAGTCGCTATCGTCGGTGCTGTACTCGGCTTTCTTGTATTTAATGCTCATCCTGCTAAAGTGTTTATGGGGGATACAGGCTCTCTCGCTTTAGGGGGCGCGTTAGCGATGATTGCGATTTTAACGAAAATGGAATTATTACTTGTGGTTATCGGTGGTGTTTTCGTTGTTGAAACGTTGTCTGTTATTGTTCAAGTAATTTCATTTAAATCCACGGGCAAACGAGTATTTAAAATGAGTCCCCTCCACCATCATTATGAACTTTCGGGTTGGAGTGAATGGCGTGTTGTCGTCACATTTTGGATTGTTGGAATTTTATTTGCCGTAGCAGGTGTTTACTTAGAGGTGTGGATGATATGA
- the murD gene encoding UDP-N-acetylmuramoyl-L-alanine--D-glutamate ligase has protein sequence MKMINDFKGKKVLVLGLAKSGTEAAKLLKRLGAVVIVNDRNSYDGNVEAKQLEDEGIEVVCGSHPESLVTESLDYLIKNPGVRYDHPLVVKAIALGIPVYTEVELAYRIAESDMIGITGSNGKTTTTTYIGSMLQGGKKLPLLAGNIGKVACKVAQEATVDHEMVVELSSFQLMGVERFAPHIAILLNFVEAHLDYHGSMNDYVTAKMNIFLKQTSDDYLIYNADDRLVSEVVKKGQARLVPFSTRKDLPEGACIKEGWLTVFGDKLLPVEEMSLPGEHNLSNGLAAATAALLAGADRQQVCEVLKTFEGVEHRLQYIGEVDKRKFYNNSKATNVPATITALKAFRQPVVLIAGGLDRGLSFDGLIPFLSQNVRAIVTYGETSSKLAEVAQRASVSHVTSTTTLREATDEAYKLSQPGDVILLSPACASWDQFKTFEQRGNVFTKQALEIIQSK, from the coding sequence ATGAAAATGATTAATGATTTTAAAGGAAAAAAAGTGCTTGTACTAGGACTTGCTAAAAGTGGCACAGAAGCAGCGAAGCTTTTAAAGAGGCTAGGTGCTGTCGTTATTGTAAATGATCGAAATTCATATGATGGCAATGTTGAAGCAAAACAATTGGAAGATGAAGGAATAGAGGTTGTCTGTGGTTCACATCCTGAATCTCTTGTGACCGAATCTCTAGATTATTTAATTAAAAACCCAGGAGTTCGTTATGATCACCCACTTGTTGTTAAGGCAATAGCCCTTGGTATACCAGTTTATACGGAAGTGGAACTGGCGTATCGGATTGCTGAATCAGATATGATAGGTATTACAGGGTCCAATGGGAAAACAACAACAACGACGTACATTGGTAGCATGCTTCAAGGTGGAAAAAAGCTGCCACTTCTTGCAGGGAATATTGGAAAAGTAGCCTGCAAAGTTGCGCAGGAAGCTACGGTTGATCATGAAATGGTAGTGGAACTGTCAAGCTTTCAATTAATGGGAGTTGAAAGGTTTGCGCCCCATATTGCTATTTTATTGAATTTTGTAGAGGCTCATCTCGATTATCATGGGTCTATGAATGATTACGTCACTGCTAAAATGAATATCTTTCTAAAGCAAACGTCCGACGATTATCTTATTTACAACGCTGATGACCGGTTAGTTTCAGAAGTCGTAAAAAAAGGACAGGCTCGTCTTGTACCATTTTCTACGAGAAAAGACCTTCCAGAAGGTGCTTGTATAAAGGAAGGGTGGCTAACGGTTTTTGGAGATAAACTTTTGCCGGTAGAGGAGATGTCTTTACCTGGAGAACATAACTTATCGAACGGATTAGCAGCCGCCACCGCCGCCCTTTTAGCAGGAGCTGATCGCCAGCAGGTATGCGAAGTTCTTAAAACATTTGAAGGGGTAGAGCACAGACTGCAATATATTGGAGAAGTTGACAAAAGGAAATTTTATAATAACTCAAAAGCAACGAATGTCCCTGCAACAATTACAGCATTGAAAGCTTTTCGACAGCCGGTTGTTCTCATTGCTGGTGGGTTGGACAGAGGGCTATCTTTTGACGGGCTTATCCCCTTCTTATCACAGAATGTTCGTGCTATTGTGACTTATGGAGAGACGAGTAGTAAACTAGCTGAGGTAGCTCAGCGGGCAAGTGTTTCTCATGTTACATCAACGACTACATTAAGAGAAGCTACAGATGAGGCATATAAACTATCTCAACCAGGAGATGTTATATTGCTCTCCCCAGCATGTGCTTCGTGGGATCAATTTAAAACATTTGAACAACGAGGGAATGTATTTACAAAACAAGCTTTGGAGATTATTCAGAGTAAATAA
- the spoVE gene encoding stage V sporulation protein E: MPKVRTTPDLILLAVTLILVIIGSLMVFSASAVWADYRFDDSYFFLKRQLIFVSIGLISMFLMIQVDYWRLKSLANIALMICFALLIIVLIPGVGLVRGGAQSWLGIGAFSIQPSEFMKLAMILFLAKYVSNNQKYITTWKRGLFPILSLIFTAFGLIMLQPDLGTGAVMVITCMVLIFVAGARVSHFILLGGIGLAGFVGLIISAPYRLQRITSFLNPWEDPLGSGFQIIQSLYAIAPGGLLGLGFGHSRQKYFYLPEPQTDFIFAILAEELGFIGGTFVLLCFATLLWRGLRIAIHAPDLYGTLFATGIIGMIAIQVMINIGVVIGLIPVTGITLPLLSYGGSSLTLMLTTIGVLLNISRHIR; this comes from the coding sequence TTGCCTAAAGTTAGGACGACCCCTGATTTAATCTTACTTGCAGTGACACTCATTTTAGTCATAATCGGTAGTTTAATGGTTTTTAGCGCAAGTGCAGTGTGGGCTGACTATCGTTTTGACGATTCATATTTCTTTTTGAAACGACAGTTGATTTTTGTAAGTATCGGGTTAATCTCTATGTTTTTAATGATCCAAGTTGATTATTGGCGTCTGAAAAGTTTAGCTAACATTGCGCTTATGATATGTTTCGCATTGCTAATTATCGTGTTAATTCCCGGCGTCGGTTTAGTAAGAGGTGGGGCTCAGAGCTGGCTTGGTATTGGGGCCTTTTCTATCCAACCGTCGGAATTTATGAAGCTAGCTATGATATTATTTTTAGCTAAATATGTGTCGAATAATCAGAAGTATATCACCACATGGAAAAGAGGGTTATTCCCAATACTAAGCCTCATTTTCACCGCTTTCGGTTTAATTATGCTGCAGCCAGACCTCGGTACAGGGGCCGTTATGGTAATTACATGTATGGTGCTCATTTTTGTTGCTGGGGCTAGGGTGTCTCATTTTATTCTGCTTGGTGGTATAGGTCTTGCTGGTTTTGTTGGGTTAATTATATCTGCACCTTATCGTTTGCAAAGGATAACATCCTTCCTTAATCCATGGGAAGATCCTTTAGGAAGTGGCTTTCAAATTATTCAATCATTATATGCCATTGCACCTGGAGGGTTGCTCGGATTAGGTTTTGGTCATAGCCGACAAAAATACTTTTATTTACCTGAACCCCAAACAGATTTTATTTTTGCTATCCTTGCAGAAGAACTAGGATTTATAGGCGGGACGTTTGTATTGCTATGTTTTGCAACATTGTTATGGCGAGGGCTAAGGATTGCCATTCATGCTCCTGATTTATATGGCACGCTGTTTGCTACAGGTATTATTGGCATGATCGCCATCCAGGTGATGATAAATATTGGGGTAGTCATTGGACTCATACCCGTCACGGGCATTACGCTCCCTCTATTGAGTTATGGTGGCTCATCGTTAACCCTCATGCTAACAACAATTGGAGTTCTCCTGAACATTAGCCGGCATATTCGCTAA